In a genomic window of Thermoprotei archaeon:
- a CDS encoding isochorismatase family cysteine hydrolase translates to MVIVLVSVEVPEIRIVDSVNVDSTRAAVIVIDMQNDFVDPKGKLSVPTALKTVQNIKRLIENARNHNVPIIYTQDWHMKDDPEFRIWGEHAVANTWGAEIIDELKPHENDIVVKKLRYDAFYGTHLEHIISRVLKRDTLTIVGTVANICVLHTAGSAALRWFDVIVPVDGISALTEFDLHSALRQIDFLYKGKIIKSTDKITFI, encoded by the coding sequence CTGGTGATTGTTTTGGTTAGTGTAGAAGTGCCTGAGATTCGTATTGTTGATAGTGTGAATGTAGATAGTACTAGAGCTGCTGTTATTGTTATCGATATGCAGAATGATTTTGTTGATCCTAAAGGAAAATTATCGGTTCCTACTGCTCTAAAAACAGTGCAGAATATTAAAAGGCTTATTGAAAATGCTAGGAACCATAATGTTCCTATCATATATACGCAAGATTGGCATATGAAGGATGATCCGGAATTTAGGATCTGGGGTGAGCATGCAGTTGCTAATACTTGGGGTGCTGAAATTATCGATGAACTGAAACCTCATGAAAACGACATTGTTGTCAAAAAATTAAGATATGATGCATTTTATGGTACGCATCTTGAACACATCATTTCTAGAGTTCTTAAAAGGGACACTCTTACAATAGTCGGCACTGTAGCCAACATATGCGTTCTACATACTGCAGGTAGTGCGGCGCTGAGATGGTTTGATGTTATAGTTCCAGTTGACGGAATATCAGCTCTCACAGAATTTGATCTGCATTCTGCGCTCAGGCAGATAGACTTTTTATATAAAGGTAAGATTATAAAAAGTACCGATAAAATCACTTTCATTTAA
- a CDS encoding ABC transporter ATP-binding protein — translation MLNVENLTIDERIRAPVSFSVENGEIANLVGPTGSGKTSILMAIAQLLQYDGSIKLDGLNLKNADKKWLAKHIGFVLDDVERQFVAHRVADEVAFTLENLSWDRKSIGEHVLEALRKFSVDYLMWRPLSTLSSGEKVRVALASAVVADPSILLIDNVFSRIDPPTSKEFMEYMKKISLNGKIIVTASHEEMHCGKNIHIGTAKDPLIVNILSRKLGDAIVELDGIQYGYRKEEPLLNDVSFGIRRSEIVALLGRNGSGKSTLSKIMTGLIRPWRGMLKVQGRIAYVPEDPNLLFVKSTPYEDIAFSIKISKNAVNVEDLMRSLDIFQYANYPVYSLSRGLKKLVSIAISLALKPDILIIDEPTVGLDNYYKSLIGVTLSKLVSMGVTLMFITHDIDFALKLADRFLVLGNGNIMYDGVPRSVVL, via the coding sequence ATGCTGAACGTTGAAAATTTAACTATAGATGAAAGGATTAGAGCGCCTGTTTCGTTTTCAGTAGAGAACGGTGAAATAGCTAACTTAGTAGGTCCGACTGGTAGTGGAAAAACTAGTATCCTAATGGCTATTGCCCAACTGTTGCAGTATGATGGAAGTATAAAACTTGATGGATTAAATCTTAAGAATGCTGATAAAAAATGGCTTGCTAAACATATTGGGTTTGTTTTGGATGATGTTGAAAGGCAATTTGTAGCTCATAGAGTTGCTGATGAAGTGGCGTTTACTTTAGAGAATCTTTCTTGGGATAGGAAATCAATAGGTGAACATGTTCTTGAGGCTCTTCGAAAGTTTAGTGTTGATTACTTAATGTGGAGACCTTTAAGTACTCTGAGTTCAGGGGAGAAGGTTCGGGTTGCATTAGCATCAGCGGTGGTTGCTGATCCAAGCATCCTATTAATAGATAATGTTTTTTCACGAATTGATCCACCCACATCTAAAGAATTTATGGAGTATATGAAGAAGATTTCTTTGAATGGTAAAATTATTGTGACCGCAAGTCATGAGGAAATGCACTGTGGAAAAAATATACACATAGGAACTGCTAAAGATCCATTGATTGTTAATATTTTATCAAGAAAACTTGGAGATGCTATTGTTGAGCTTGATGGCATTCAATATGGTTATAGAAAGGAAGAGCCTTTGTTAAATGATGTATCTTTTGGGATAAGGCGATCAGAAATTGTTGCTTTATTGGGAAGAAATGGTTCTGGAAAGAGTACTTTATCAAAAATTATGACGGGTTTGATAAGACCGTGGAGAGGAATGCTAAAAGTTCAAGGTAGAATTGCATATGTTCCTGAGGATCCAAATTTATTATTTGTTAAGTCTACACCTTATGAAGATATTGCCTTTAGTATAAAAATTTCAAAGAATGCTGTAAATGTAGAGGATTTGATGAGAAGTTTGGATATTTTTCAGTATGCAAATTATCCTGTTTATAGTTTAAGTAGGGGTTTAAAGAAATTAGTAAGCATTGCGATTTCATTAGCACTTAAACCTGATATTTTAATAATCGATGAACCTACTGTGGGTCTTGATAATTATTACAAAAGTTTAATTGGTGTTACGCTTTCAAAGCTTGTGTCCATGGGCGTTACCTTAATGTTTATAACGCATGATATAGATTTTGCATTAAAGTTAGCGGATAGATTTCTTGTTTTAGGCAACGGAAATATAATGTATGATGGTGTTCCAAGGAGTGTTGTGTTATGA
- a CDS encoding energy-coupling factor transporter transmembrane component T translates to MRALVTSIIIALIVGLMTWRKDPIYPLFLAFLTLLIVGRGLKTVLRGYLLFMPLIFGLSWFNGFVSFIHGGNFFSVFIMVFSRLLTLINLSAFFIFTIEPYELAENFARISSPSIGYIFYIAYNMMQTMIRRYQDTYQAMKSRLLLKSRLSILRLLIPITISAANYIYEYSEILGTSMEIRGFDDKRIFWRNVKFTKKDLVTLALLTILSIISFFTLPSNIKLL, encoded by the coding sequence ATGAGAGCCTTGGTGACTTCTATTATTATAGCATTAATAGTGGGTTTGATGACTTGGAGAAAGGATCCTATATATCCTCTCTTCTTAGCCTTTCTTACTTTACTCATCGTTGGCAGAGGTCTAAAAACTGTATTGAGAGGGTATTTACTGTTTATGCCTTTAATTTTTGGTTTATCGTGGTTTAATGGGTTTGTATCGTTTATACATGGTGGAAATTTCTTCTCTGTGTTCATAATGGTTTTTTCTAGACTTTTAACTCTTATCAATCTTTCAGCATTTTTTATTTTCACTATTGAGCCTTATGAGTTAGCAGAAAATTTTGCCAGAATTAGTTCACCAAGTATAGGTTATATTTTTTATATAGCATACAACATGATGCAAACAATGATTAGGCGCTATCAAGATACCTATCAAGCAATGAAAAGTCGTCTCCTTTTAAAGTCTCGTTTAAGCATTTTAAGACTTTTAATTCCAATTACTATTTCAGCTGCAAACTACATATACGAATATTCAGAAATATTGGGAACATCAATGGAAATAAGAGGTTTCGATGATAAAAGGATTTTTTGGAGAAACGTCAAATTCACTAAAAAAGACCTTGTTACGTTAGCATTGCTCACAATTTTGAGCATCATAAGCTTTTTTACTCTTCCTTCAAATATTAAACTTCTTTAG
- a CDS encoding zinc ribbon domain-containing protein, producing the protein MITLSSKSCPACSGSMASYLGRIMKCEECGLTMDRDIIAVLNLQMRGEGFSQRAPNELIRGKS; encoded by the coding sequence TTGATTACTTTATCATCTAAATCCTGCCCAGCCTGCTCAGGAAGTATGGCTTCCTATCTGGGCAGGATAATGAAGTGCGAAGAATGCGGACTAACAATGGATAGAGATATCATAGCAGTGTTGAACCTCCAGATGCGGGGAGAAGGGTTCTCCCAAAGAGCCCCCAATGAGCTAATCAGGGGGAAGAGTTAA
- a CDS encoding aromatic amino acid ammonia-lyase produces the protein MWFTIFDVKKVACDREEAKFDERIVKNLEIGRKIVEYFVQNRIPIYGVNTGLGTLVNVLIPEKEAIELQYNLIRTHAAGVGKYFSEEEARSIMFARLVSLAKGYSGISPEVFHTLKDMLNKGIIPLIPEKGSLGASGDLAPLAHMALGVIGEGKCYYGNTICDVKNAMEKKGLKPAKLSYKDGLALINGTSAMTGISCLVLYNAYNIFAHSLVSVSMALLALHASKAPFDIEGNAKKEHPAQRLVAGIIMSLIEESNMIRDEREIIKKIKEEYEENKIKIVPESLQDAYTLRAIPQVLGAILTTLWHVNDVIENELNSSSDNPLVYVNKHGNYDAFHGANFHGQHAALYMDYLAIAMTQLSNFLERQINRLLNHHLNKGLPQFLIKGIPGLNCGFEGAQYIATSLAAENRVLSTPASINNIPSNEDNQDIISMGLHAAVKAREIVKNTLTILAIHMAASYQALHLKEKPEYILGHPISYAYHIISERIKPYTDNIIFSEYIKKFENLIISEKILRSIENYFKTNQKSEHAKIFNKFFKQYIRGHTTTYIKRPPNLKEE, from the coding sequence ATGTGGTTTACAATTTTTGATGTAAAGAAGGTTGCTTGCGATAGAGAAGAGGCGAAATTTGATGAAAGGATTGTTAAGAATTTAGAGATTGGAAGAAAGATCGTAGAATATTTTGTTCAGAATAGAATACCCATCTATGGTGTGAACACTGGTTTAGGAACATTAGTTAATGTTTTGATTCCGGAAAAAGAGGCGATAGAGTTGCAATATAATTTAATACGAACTCATGCTGCAGGTGTTGGTAAATACTTTTCAGAAGAAGAAGCGCGTTCAATAATGTTTGCGCGATTGGTTTCATTAGCTAAGGGATATTCAGGAATCTCACCTGAGGTATTTCATACGTTAAAGGATATGCTTAATAAGGGAATAATTCCTTTAATACCAGAAAAAGGGTCATTAGGTGCGAGTGGTGATTTAGCTCCTTTAGCACACATGGCACTAGGTGTTATCGGTGAAGGTAAATGTTATTACGGTAACACTATCTGTGATGTAAAAAATGCGATGGAGAAAAAGGGGTTAAAACCAGCAAAATTAAGTTACAAAGATGGATTAGCCCTAATAAATGGTACTTCAGCCATGACGGGTATTTCATGTTTAGTATTATATAATGCATATAACATCTTTGCGCATTCTTTGGTATCAGTCTCTATGGCGCTTTTAGCATTGCATGCAAGTAAAGCACCATTTGATATTGAGGGCAATGCAAAAAAGGAGCATCCAGCTCAGAGGTTAGTGGCAGGAATCATCATGTCGTTAATTGAAGAGAGTAATATGATCAGAGATGAAAGAGAAATTATTAAAAAAATAAAGGAAGAATATGAAGAAAATAAGATAAAAATTGTACCAGAATCTTTACAGGATGCGTATACTTTAAGAGCAATACCTCAAGTACTTGGAGCTATACTCACAACTTTATGGCACGTTAATGATGTTATAGAAAATGAGCTAAACTCTTCTAGTGATAATCCCCTAGTTTATGTTAACAAGCACGGTAATTATGATGCTTTTCATGGAGCAAATTTTCATGGGCAACATGCAGCTCTTTACATGGATTACCTCGCTATCGCAATGACACAATTATCTAATTTTCTTGAAAGGCAAATAAATAGACTATTAAATCATCATCTGAATAAAGGTTTACCTCAATTTCTTATAAAGGGTATACCAGGATTGAATTGTGGATTTGAAGGAGCTCAATACATTGCAACAAGCTTAGCAGCTGAAAACAGAGTTTTATCAACTCCTGCAAGTATTAATAACATACCCTCTAACGAGGATAACCAGGATATAATCTCGATGGGATTACATGCCGCAGTAAAAGCAAGAGAGATCGTGAAAAATACATTAACAATATTAGCTATTCACATGGCCGCATCTTATCAAGCACTGCATCTAAAAGAGAAACCGGAATACATTTTAGGTCATCCTATATCATATGCGTATCATATAATTTCCGAAAGGATAAAACCATACACTGATAATATTATCTTTTCAGAGTATATTAAAAAATTTGAAAACTTAATAATAAGTGAAAAAATTTTAAGAAGCATAGAAAATTACTTCAAAACAAACCAAAAGAGCGAGCATGCAAAGATTTTTAACAAATTTTTTAAACAATATATAAGAGGACATACCACAACATACATTAAAAGACCTCCTAACTTAAAAGAAGAATAA
- a CDS encoding ECF transporter S component, whose translation MKYSARDVVLIAGLSVISGVIFAITSDVLAMPVYAIGGHYGIAVIYGLWFVGGTLTGYVLRRPGAAFLGETIGAIIELLALSPYSILLYYYGPAQGIMSELAFAIFRYKKWDYSVMFLAGALPAITAYPFDVTVSPFYPEAVHYNLMTHATLFLGYLLSGGILGGILVKIIVDRAVKAGAIKVKAYAER comes from the coding sequence TTGAAATATTCTGCTAGAGATGTAGTTTTGATCGCTGGACTCTCTGTTATATCAGGAGTAATTTTTGCGATTACTAGTGATGTTTTAGCGATGCCAGTTTATGCAATCGGTGGTCATTATGGTATTGCTGTAATTTATGGTTTATGGTTTGTTGGTGGAACATTGACAGGTTATGTGCTCAGAAGACCTGGTGCTGCATTTTTAGGTGAAACCATAGGTGCTATAATTGAACTGTTAGCATTAAGTCCTTACAGTATACTTCTCTATTATTATGGGCCTGCACAAGGTATAATGAGTGAATTAGCGTTTGCTATCTTTCGTTATAAGAAATGGGATTATTCTGTTATGTTTTTGGCAGGAGCATTACCTGCTATAACAGCATATCCTTTTGATGTAACGGTTTCACCTTTTTATCCTGAAGCTGTCCATTACAATTTAATGACACACGCAACACTTTTCTTAGGTTATCTTTTAAGCGGGGGAATCTTAGGTGGTATTTTAGTCAAAATAATCGTTGATAGAGCTGTAAAGGCTGGTGCAATAAAAGTGAAAGCATATGCTGAACGTTGA
- a CDS encoding 4Fe-4S dicluster domain-containing protein has protein sequence MKSIITVKKDIINDIVELGGKGIFKCYQCGACTATCAISEGMFISFRRAIKYAQLGLEDKLKGDLVPWLCNVHGDCIKACPRDANPCEILASLRRYQSILYDWTGISRWWYFSSLKRKLAIITAIIGLSIIGFLALFGSIISSYMSQSMFVNLPQLIPIGIGIVLISLTFLISNAYRMYKFVGGGKDYKIGFIETVKRSLLFWIKSEYDALKVSDKRIRILEHVFILVGLGLFLLLSLLYLLLPSIYQAYPYSYVLTISRYITSGFLIIGAGLPFVKRVVDLPNIHWYYKLFRHSTDWIAIGLVFSIAFTGMLLNIFNDLHLYAFSYLIYVLHIGLVVPFLVLEVPFGKHTHWLYKVIANYVGARKGLVRGEMIE, from the coding sequence ATGAAATCTATAATTACTGTTAAAAAGGACATTATTAACGATATTGTTGAATTAGGTGGTAAAGGCATTTTTAAATGTTATCAATGTGGTGCATGCACTGCGACATGTGCTATATCAGAGGGCATGTTTATAAGTTTCCGAAGAGCAATTAAATATGCTCAATTAGGATTGGAAGATAAGCTTAAAGGTGATTTAGTGCCATGGTTATGTAATGTTCATGGTGACTGTATAAAAGCTTGCCCTAGAGATGCTAATCCGTGTGAAATATTAGCATCTTTAAGGCGTTACCAAAGTATACTTTATGATTGGACTGGCATATCGAGGTGGTGGTACTTTTCATCCTTAAAAAGAAAGTTAGCAATAATTACAGCAATCATAGGTTTATCTATAATAGGGTTTCTAGCATTATTTGGATCCATAATATCAAGTTATATGTCACAGAGTATGTTCGTCAACTTGCCTCAGCTTATTCCGATTGGCATTGGTATAGTTCTTATATCGTTAACTTTTCTCATCAGCAATGCATACAGAATGTATAAATTTGTGGGCGGTGGTAAGGATTATAAAATAGGTTTTATTGAAACTGTAAAAAGATCATTGCTCTTTTGGATTAAAAGCGAGTATGATGCGCTTAAGGTTTCAGATAAAAGGATTAGAATTCTGGAGCATGTATTTATTCTAGTGGGATTAGGACTATTTTTGTTACTTTCCCTCCTTTACTTACTATTACCATCAATATACCAGGCATATCCTTATTCGTATGTACTAACTATTAGTAGGTATATAACAAGTGGATTTCTTATAATTGGTGCTGGGCTTCCATTTGTAAAACGAGTCGTAGACCTACCCAATATTCACTGGTATTATAAACTATTCCGTCATTCAACCGATTGGATAGCAATAGGTTTGGTATTTTCAATAGCGTTTACTGGGATGCTTCTAAATATCTTTAATGATCTTCATCTATACGCGTTCTCATACCTAATCTATGTTCTACATATTGGGTTAGTTGTTCCGTTTTTAGTTCTTGAAGTACCGTTTGGAAAACATACTCACTGGTTGTATAAAGTTATTGCAAATTATGTTGGAGCTAGAAAAGGATTAGTGAGGGGTGAGATGATTGAGTAA
- a CDS encoding IS607 family transposase, translating into MSEKLYTIKEAKKLLGVTTWTIQQWDRQGKIRCVRTLGGRRRIPESEIKRILGLREERIIVGYARVSSPTQKDDLERQKQLISSYAKEKGYGEIQVLTDVGSGLNENRKKFLKLLDIVSERKISKLIIAYEDRLTRFGFETLRKMFSVFGTEIEVINHEKKTPHEELVEDLITIVAHFAGKLYGMRSHKYNEVVEGVRNLVG; encoded by the coding sequence ATGTCTGAAAAGCTCTATACAATCAAAGAGGCGAAGAAGCTTCTTGGAGTCACCACCTGGACTATTCAGCAATGGGATAGGCAGGGCAAGATTAGGTGTGTTAGAACACTTGGAGGACGTAGGAGGATCCCCGAGAGCGAAATAAAACGCATCCTTGGTTTAAGAGAGGAAAGAATTATTGTAGGGTATGCAAGGGTTTCATCTCCAACACAAAAGGATGACCTTGAAAGGCAGAAACAGCTCATTTCAAGCTACGCTAAGGAGAAAGGTTACGGTGAAATTCAAGTTTTAACGGATGTTGGTTCTGGGCTTAACGAAAACAGAAAAAAATTCCTGAAGCTCTTAGACATAGTTTCAGAAAGGAAAATATCCAAGCTGATAATCGCTTACGAAGACAGGCTCACGAGGTTTGGTTTTGAAACACTCAGAAAGATGTTCTCGGTTTTCGGAACAGAAATAGAAGTGATAAACCATGAAAAGAAGACTCCTCATGAAGAGCTTGTGGAAGACTTAATCACCATAGTTGCTCATTTCGCTGGAAAGCTCTACGGAATGAGAAGCCATAAGTATAATGAGGTTGTTGAAGGTGTCAGGAACCTTGTTGGTTAA
- a CDS encoding transposase, translating to MSGTLLVKAYSIPHDLEVNELIEDYMSVLNAILEDLWRNIAWNRNGKRLIPFLRKDKAFRKKLRDKHLRGWVYSKHYVDSAIKQAYSVLESWRKRYLRGRAGRRKPELKRKFVRVKETLYSYRDGVLRISVRPYKESITIDLRKAWCWDRIRGLELGELILKQDRFIVTVRREVELKIKDPIAWDTNLLTLDGFDGEDHYSISLKEIYTIHRTYELKRRVIQKLHGKTRKKLLKKYGSREKNRVNDVLHKLAKQLSNRTNIFEDLTNFKERVARTKSRSMNRQNSKHDYIKLQKYVDYKSAWNGHTTVFVKAYGTSKTCSKCGYYNKDLRGAVFKCPKCGFIIDRQRNASINIWKTFLRMWGFMGSPRKEQSSMSPPMNPEEDKRDEAQELSMESIHIHI from the coding sequence GTGTCAGGAACCTTGTTGGTTAAAGCATACTCGATACCGCATGATCTTGAGGTGAACGAGCTCATAGAGGACTACATGAGCGTCTTAAACGCTATCTTGGAAGATTTATGGAGGAACATTGCATGGAATAGGAATGGGAAGAGGCTTATACCGTTTCTGAGGAAAGATAAGGCTTTTAGGAAAAAGCTTAGAGACAAGCACCTCAGAGGATGGGTTTACTCTAAGCATTACGTGGACTCCGCGATAAAACAGGCCTATTCCGTACTTGAATCGTGGAGGAAGAGGTACCTTCGTGGGCGGGCCGGAAGAAGAAAGCCTGAGTTGAAGAGGAAGTTCGTTAGAGTTAAGGAAACCCTCTACAGTTACAGGGATGGGGTTCTCAGGATTTCGGTAAGACCTTACAAAGAGAGTATAACCATAGATTTGAGGAAGGCGTGGTGTTGGGATAGGATAAGGGGATTGGAGCTCGGCGAACTCATACTTAAACAGGACAGGTTCATAGTTACTGTTAGAAGAGAGGTGGAGCTAAAGATTAAAGACCCAATAGCATGGGACACGAACCTCTTAACTTTGGACGGCTTTGATGGTGAAGACCACTATTCGATAAGCCTGAAGGAAATCTACACAATTCATAGAACGTACGAGCTGAAGAGAAGGGTCATCCAGAAGCTACACGGAAAAACGAGGAAGAAGCTCCTGAAGAAGTACGGTTCAAGGGAGAAAAACAGGGTTAACGATGTATTACACAAGCTGGCTAAGCAGCTATCCAACAGGACAAATATCTTCGAGGACTTGACGAACTTCAAGGAGAGGGTGGCTAGGACGAAGAGTAGAAGTATGAATAGGCAGAACAGCAAGCACGACTATATAAAGCTCCAAAAGTACGTAGATTATAAGTCTGCATGGAATGGACACACGACAGTATTTGTTAAGGCTTATGGTACATCAAAAACCTGCTCCAAATGCGGGTACTATAATAAAGACCTAAGGGGAGCAGTCTTCAAGTGCCCAAAATGTGGTTTTATAATCGATAGGCAGAGGAATGCATCAATAAACATTTGGAAAACGTTCCTTAGGATGTGGGGATTCATGGGTTCCCCCCGAAAGGAGCAGAGCTCGATGAGCCCTCCAATGAACCCAGAGGAGGACAAGAGGGATGAGGCTCAAGAACTAAGTATGGAATCCATACATATCCATATTTAG
- a CDS encoding 4Fe-4S dicluster domain-containing protein gives MSSSIVMYDRKLSNLIVAIGGSGIRECYQCGSCTAICPISENFSVSFRKTIKYAQLGLEKKMASDLTPWICYACGECSNSCPRDANPSALMMAFRRYLTIKYDWTGISRILYLSKKAELTAIFLLALIVGLGMYLFHGPIITDEVALETFAPFEFVLTAGLVILFILAVILIGNIYRMYKFTVGNLKIPLSVKLKELIKSLPIHFLTQKLFKYCTDKKYWRTHLLIFYGILLIIIGYTALFVLFVILLHYTPTDATYLLTKRIMGIALSITILYGTMTIIKDRIKKTKPLWKISHLTDWTFIILLVVVIASGFLTGIFRILDLPLATYITYTFHLMVAAPLLILEVGFLKGASHVYRLFALYFTRLNELKSKGVGNI, from the coding sequence ATGTCATCTTCGATAGTTATGTATGATAGGAAGTTGAGTAATTTAATTGTAGCTATTGGTGGGAGTGGAATCAGAGAATGCTATCAGTGTGGTTCGTGTACAGCAATATGTCCCATTTCAGAAAATTTCTCAGTAAGTTTTAGAAAAACGATAAAATATGCTCAACTAGGTTTAGAGAAAAAAATGGCGAGCGATCTAACTCCATGGATTTGCTATGCATGTGGGGAATGCAGCAACTCTTGTCCTAGAGATGCTAACCCTAGTGCATTAATGATGGCATTCAGGAGATATTTAACAATAAAATATGATTGGACTGGCATATCGCGAATCCTTTATCTTTCAAAGAAAGCTGAATTAACTGCTATCTTTCTTCTAGCTTTAATAGTAGGTCTAGGTATGTATTTATTTCATGGTCCAATAATTACAGATGAAGTAGCTCTTGAAACTTTTGCACCTTTTGAATTTGTTCTAACTGCTGGCCTAGTAATTTTATTTATTCTAGCGGTAATATTAATTGGAAATATATACAGGATGTATAAATTTACTGTAGGAAATCTTAAAATTCCATTAAGTGTAAAGCTTAAAGAATTAATCAAATCTCTTCCAATACACTTTTTAACTCAAAAATTGTTTAAATATTGTACTGATAAAAAATATTGGCGTACTCATTTATTAATATTTTACGGTATTTTATTGATAATTATCGGTTATACTGCTTTATTCGTGCTTTTTGTAATTTTATTACATTATACCCCAACTGATGCAACATATTTATTAACTAAAAGAATTATGGGAATAGCTTTATCCATAACAATTCTCTACGGTACTATGACTATAATAAAAGACAGAATAAAGAAAACCAAGCCTCTGTGGAAAATTTCGCATTTAACAGATTGGACGTTCATAATTCTATTAGTAGTTGTAATTGCTTCGGGTTTTCTCACTGGAATCTTTAGAATTTTAGATCTGCCTTTAGCAACATACATAACTTATACTTTCCATTTAATGGTAGCGGCTCCTCTCCTTATATTAGAAGTAGGATTTTTAAAAGGGGCTAGTCATGTTTACAGACTATTTGCATTGTATTTCACACGATTAAATGAGCTGAAATCCAAAGGGGTGGGTAATATATGA
- a CDS encoding pyridoxal-phosphate dependent enzyme, which yields MEICMRCGYVREDLELRCKKCGGPFKVVVDFPFVKDNLRANFPYIKEWITLGEFNTPMIKKNNVWFKLDSLNPTGSYKDRGAVTLISYLKQRGVKRISEDSSGNAGASIAAYSAAAGIEVEIYVPENVVGVKAKQIELYGAKIIKVKGSREDVAKAAELSGAYYASHILQPHFRDGIRSLAYEIVRDLGWNVPDYFFIPTSAGTLLLGVYEGFKHLLNNGIIEIMPKIISVQTEQVMPVCAKIKEINYTPPTKITSIADALISTQPYLLNEMVKILKETGECIVVNDEEIIDAHRELAKNGILVEYSSATVYAAYKKMKIKDENVVLHITGNGLKTIKP from the coding sequence ATGGAAATATGCATGAGGTGCGGCTATGTAAGAGAAGATTTAGAATTGAGGTGTAAAAAGTGTGGTGGTCCATTTAAAGTGGTAGTTGATTTTCCTTTTGTGAAAGATAATTTGAGAGCAAACTTTCCTTACATAAAGGAATGGATAACTCTTGGTGAATTTAATACTCCTATGATAAAAAAGAATAACGTTTGGTTCAAACTTGACTCTTTAAATCCGACAGGATCGTATAAAGATAGGGGGGCTGTTACACTCATCTCTTATTTAAAGCAGAGAGGTGTTAAAAGAATAAGCGAGGACTCTTCAGGTAATGCAGGGGCATCAATAGCTGCCTATAGTGCTGCTGCAGGCATTGAGGTTGAAATTTATGTTCCGGAAAATGTAGTTGGTGTTAAGGCTAAACAAATCGAACTTTATGGTGCAAAAATTATTAAAGTTAAAGGTAGTAGGGAAGACGTTGCAAAAGCTGCCGAACTCTCAGGTGCGTACTATGCTTCACATATTTTACAACCCCATTTTAGGGATGGAATAAGGTCGCTTGCTTATGAAATTGTTAGAGATTTGGGTTGGAATGTTCCTGATTATTTCTTTATACCTACGTCGGCTGGAACTCTACTCCTCGGTGTTTATGAGGGGTTTAAGCATTTATTAAATAATGGAATAATCGAAATAATGCCAAAAATAATCTCAGTTCAAACTGAACAAGTTATGCCAGTTTGCGCAAAAATTAAAGAAATCAACTATACGCCACCCACAAAAATCACATCAATAGCCGATGCACTGATTAGCACTCAGCCATATCTACTTAACGAGATGGTCAAAATCCTTAAGGAAACAGGCGAATGCATAGTTGTTAACGATGAAGAAATAATAGATGCGCATAGAGAACTAGCAAAAAACGGAATCTTAGTTGAATATAGCTCAGCAACCGTATATGCTGCCTACAAAAAGATGAAAATAAAGGACGAAAATGTAGTACTACACATCACTGGAAACGGTTTAAAAACAATAAAACCTTAA
- a CDS encoding LOG family protein, producing the protein MISVGVAAHSEGSNKELARRFIKKLPDNVRIILGGYWGLMRDVADAAAERGMQVVFILPNNPKEMPPRNKFFIPIDTGLDFKARSTILVRSSDILVTLGGEIGTIIELFMAYSYGKPVIVLRNSGFSTDKLERAFGSSFDNRLMASIIYVDTPEELAEKALMIINKINY; encoded by the coding sequence ATGATCAGTGTGGGTGTTGCTGCGCATAGTGAAGGTAGTAATAAAGAACTAGCAAGGAGGTTTATTAAGAAACTCCCGGATAATGTGCGGATTATTTTAGGTGGATATTGGGGTTTAATGCGTGATGTTGCTGATGCCGCAGCAGAGAGAGGAATGCAAGTCGTTTTTATCTTACCTAATAATCCAAAGGAAATGCCGCCACGAAATAAGTTTTTCATACCTATTGATACGGGATTAGATTTTAAAGCACGTAGTACGATTCTTGTTAGGTCGTCGGATATATTAGTTACTCTTGGTGGTGAAATAGGAACTATAATAGAGCTGTTCATGGCCTATTCATATGGTAAACCAGTTATTGTGTTAAGGAATTCTGGTTTTTCGACTGATAAGCTCGAAAGAGCGTTTGGCTCTAGTTTTGATAATCGATTAATGGCTTCCATAATATATGTTGATACTCCTGAAGAGCTTGCAGAAAAAGCTCTTATGATTATAAATAAAATTAACTATTAG